TGCGCGTGAATTAAATGACCAAGGGGTTCATGCGATTGCTGTCTTGGCCCACGTTGCTGCCACTAGTAAGAATGGTGTAGCAGAAGGTCCGGCTGCAGAAATGATCAAAAAATTAAACCAAATCTATCCTGAAAACTCAGTGGATATCGTCTTTGCAGGTCATAACCACCAATATACAAACGGGATGGTTGGAAATACCTTGATCGTTCAAGGTACGTCTCAAGGGAAAGCCTACTCGGATGTCCGTGGAGTCCTAGATACAGATACAGCTGACTTTGTTAAAGCTCCAACTGCTAAGATTATTGCGGTAGATCCATCGAAAGGCAAAGCAAAAGATGCCAAGGTTCAAGCGATCATCGATGATGCCAATGCGACGGTTAAAAAAGTAACAGAAGCAAAAATCGGTACAGCAGACAAGGCTGAAAATATTACCCGTGAATTGAATGCACAAAAAGAAAGTGCTGTTGGAGATTTGGTCACAGCAGCGCAACTAGATATTGCCAAAAAATCAGGTTATCCAGATGTTGACTTTGCCTTCACCAACAATGGAGGAATCCGTGCAGACCTCGTGGTGAAACCAGACGGAACAGTAACTTGGGGTGCAGCTCAAGCAGTACAACCATTTGGAAATATCCTCCAAGTAGTAGAAATCACTGGGGACCAAATCTACAAAGCTTTGGACCAACAATATGATGAGAAAGAGCTTTACTTCTTGCAAATGGCAGGGATCAAGTACACCTATACGAAACCAGCTGATGCAACGGAAGAAAATCCATATAAGGTCGTGAAAGCATACAAGGCAGACGGGACCGAAATTGATCGCAACAAGACCTACAAGGCGATTATCAACGACTTCTTGTATGGTGGCGGAGATGGCTTCTCAGTCTTTCGTGATACAAAATTGATCGGTGCGATTAATCCAGATACTGAAGTCTTTATCCAGTACATCGAAGATGTGAATAAGGCAGGGAAGAAATTATCTGCTTCAATCTTGGGCAACAAGACCTTTGTGGAAAAAGTGGAAGAAGAAACACCAACTCCAGAACCACAACCACAACCTCAACCAACTCCAGAACCACAGCCAGCGCCAGTTGATCCAGTAAGTCCTGTAAATCCAGTTCATCCTGTAGCTCCAGTGTCTCCTGTTACCCCAACTCCTCAACCTGAACCCCCAGTAACTCCAGCGCAACCAGCTGCAATTGAAACAAAAGAAGTGGCAACAAACAAACCAGTTGCTGTCACTTATCATACGGGTGGACAAACAGAAGTAGCTGCTACACCAGCAACTGGTCTTCCAAAAACAGGTCAAGATGAATTGGCTTCAACCGTCCTTAGCCTCTTTGGCATGACCTCACTAGCTTTAGCAGGATTTGTAGCCAGAAAAAAACGTGAAGGCTAAGTCGTTCATCCGTTAACTTACCTTAAAAAACGTCCGTTCTATAAAGAAACGGACGTTTTTGATGTCTTAGGCTGTTTTCTCCACCCAGACACTGCGGACAAAGAAGAGGCTAATCAGAGCTAGTGCTAGAAAGGCAACTCCAATGTAATAATAGGGTTGATCCATTGTAGTAGATCGACCAGAGAGGTTAACAATCCCTCGGTAGAGGGCTCCGGCTGTGAGCGTAGCCACTCCTGAATTCCAAAGATTGAGGCTCAGGCGAGAGAAGCCTTTTACCATCAACTGTAGAAGCACTAGTAGGGCGCCACCCATCAAAGGAATCAAGAAGAGGTAGTGCATGAAGGCAGAGGTTTCGCCAAAACTAAAGTGTTCGTAGATACGACTTCCGACAAAGAAGAAAGCCGAGATAAGAATGTACCATAGGATGGTCTTTTTCAAGCGTTTTTTGATAGGATTAGTAACCGATGTAGACAATGTCACTCACCGCCCTTTCTGAGATAGTACCATTTGTTGTTGGTTTGTTAATAACTTGGCCATTGAAGTAAAGTGTAGAAGATCCACCCCCATCCAGGTTGTAAGCTGTTTTAACGCCATAAGACTTCATAACTTCGGCTAATTGGTAGAGAGATAGCCCTTCACTTTCTGAAGTCCGTCCATCTGACACGACGATAATGTAGTGATTTTCATCGATGATTCCAATCGCTGTCCGTGGATTAGACGCCATAGATTGCCCGACCTCTGAGTTGGTATCGACGGTAATTTCTCCATTTTCAACTAAGGAAGGACCGAAAGCGAGGAGATTGACGACCCCGTCTTTGACCAATTGATCCGCTGAGATCTCATCTTCATAGATAATTTTGAAGGATCCATCCTTGTAAATGGCTAGGTCACCATTGCTTGAATCTTCCCGAACGGTATCACGGAAGACCACTCCATTTCGGATGACGTATCCTGTACTGTTAGCCCCGTAATAGTCACCATTCACTGCTAGAATGACACTGTTGTTGGCAGCTGTGACAGAGGTCTTAGCCGTCACGTTGGTTCCGTAAGTATTTTGTGCAAAGGCTGTTTTGAGGTAGTCAGATGAGCTGACTGTGATATCTGCAATGTAAACCTGGGTATTTTCAACCGTTTTTTCTGTTAGGCTTACCTGGATATTGTCATCTGAATAGCTAGTATCAGTCGTTGTAGCCGATGCAGCTGCTTTTTTGGCTGCCTTGGTGTCCGTAGTCGTAGCTTTTACGGTTTGGATGGCATCGGATAAGACAAAGGTCTTGAGCATAGAGTAGCTAAAACTGCTGGTCAAAAGAAGGCCAAAGCAGGCAGCATAGGTGTAGGATTTTTTAAAGAATTTCATGGTGGGGAGCAGTCCTTTCTTTGAAGATCACTTTTTTCTGGATCACCCATGAGACCAGAAAGAGGAGGAAGCCGACGACAATCTTACTGATCAGGAGATTGAGCCCGAAAGCAGTATAGAAGAGTCGAATCAAGAGCGTATCGAGAATAAAGAGGCCAAGAGCTAGACCAAAGTAGCCACTTCCAGTTTTAGCGACACTGTCTTTATTCTTAAAGACCAGGTGCTTATTGGTTGAGTAGTTAAAGATGGAACTCGTCACACGAGCGATCCCATTCGCTAGGAGAATACGTAGACTAATGGGCACGGCCATCATCACGAAAAGGAAGAAGGCGTAGACCAGATAGTCAACGATAAAACTACTCAGAGAGGAGAGGGCAAACTTGAACATGTCCTTGTAGATCATGAGGCCATCTCGAATAGGTCGGAAGTGGGAGCCTTCGTTGTCATTGATGTAGACCGTCTCGATGGGAACTTCCACGATGGGGAAGGACTTGCTTGCTGCGAGGAGAACATTCATTTCATATTCATAACGCTGACCGTCAACCTCAAGCATGAAAGGCAAGAGATTCGTAGTGAAAGCCCGTAAGCCCGTTTGGGTATCGCTGACCGCCACCCCTGTTTGTTGCTTAAACAAGAAACGAGTCAATTTATTTCCGAAAGCAGAACGCAAAGGAACTTTTCCAGAGAAGGCGCGGGCTCCTAGAATAAGTGTTCCAGGATGCTCTTGAGATTGGTTAACAACCCTGAAAATATCCCAAATTTTGTGCTGACCGTCTGCATCAGCTGTAACAATGCTTCCATAGGTGCCTCTTTCTAGGATGTAGGCATAAGCAGTCTTGAGTGCTTGTCCTTTTCCTTGGTTGTGCTCATGAGTCAGAACTGTCGCAAGACCCTCTAATTTGTCAAAGATCACTTTCTTGTCAGCGTCACTCCCATCGTCGATGACGATGATGTGGAGATCGCTCTTAGCGTGAACCAAGCGAACCAGTTTGACAAGATTCAGATCCGGTTGATAGGCGGGGATGATAAGATAATTCATAATCGTTCCTCGTTTCTTGAGATTTGTTGTAGCTAGTATAAAGACTCAAGCTTAAAGCTAACTGATATCAGTTTTCTTTAAGGAAAGGAGAGGAAGAGTGGGAATAGTTTCTTCTATAAAATGTCATTTTTTAGGACATTTCTTTCTTTTTTCTCGAAGGGGACGTCCAGAATCATTTTTTAAATCCTAAAGATAATTCTTGCCTTTGTTCGCAAAGTCTGGTATAATAGTTTCTTGTGAGTAAACCTCACTTACCCCT
The Streptococcus parasanguinis genome window above contains:
- a CDS encoding phosphodiester glycosidase family protein, which produces MKFFKKSYTYAACFGLLLTSSFSYSMLKTFVLSDAIQTVKATTTDTKAAKKAAASATTTDTSYSDDNIQVSLTEKTVENTQVYIADITVSSSDYLKTAFAQNTYGTNVTAKTSVTAANNSVILAVNGDYYGANSTGYVIRNGVVFRDTVREDSSNGDLAIYKDGSFKIIYEDEISADQLVKDGVVNLLAFGPSLVENGEITVDTNSEVGQSMASNPRTAIGIIDENHYIIVVSDGRTSESEGLSLYQLAEVMKSYGVKTAYNLDGGGSSTLYFNGQVINKPTTNGTISERAVSDIVYIGY
- a CDS encoding surface-anchored 5'-nucleotidase, producing MKKKIILKSSILAVAAGLSVFAINSVFADELPVQFMGVNDFHGALEQTGTARLEGETVKNAGTAPLLATYLNDSQKDFETENAGTPNASIRVQAGDMVGASPANSALLQDEPTVKVFNEMNFEYGTLGNHEFDEGLGEFNRIMKGEAPTPGQFNKIVDEYPHEASKQEVVIANLVDKDTNKIPFDWKPYTIKEIPVNDKTVKVGFIGVVTTEFPNLVLRKNHEQYRVLDEAESIAKYARELNDQGVHAIAVLAHVAATSKNGVAEGPAAEMIKKLNQIYPENSVDIVFAGHNHQYTNGMVGNTLIVQGTSQGKAYSDVRGVLDTDTADFVKAPTAKIIAVDPSKGKAKDAKVQAIIDDANATVKKVTEAKIGTADKAENITRELNAQKESAVGDLVTAAQLDIAKKSGYPDVDFAFTNNGGIRADLVVKPDGTVTWGAAQAVQPFGNILQVVEITGDQIYKALDQQYDEKELYFLQMAGIKYTYTKPADATEENPYKVVKAYKADGTEIDRNKTYKAIINDFLYGGGDGFSVFRDTKLIGAINPDTEVFIQYIEDVNKAGKKLSASILGNKTFVEKVEEETPTPEPQPQPQPTPEPQPAPVDPVSPVNPVHPVAPVSPVTPTPQPEPPVTPAQPAAIETKEVATNKPVAVTYHTGGQTEVAATPATGLPKTGQDELASTVLSLFGMTSLALAGFVARKKREG
- a CDS encoding bifunctional glycosyltransferase family 2/GtrA family protein; protein product: MNYLIIPAYQPDLNLVKLVRLVHAKSDLHIIVIDDGSDADKKVIFDKLEGLATVLTHEHNQGKGQALKTAYAYILERGTYGSIVTADADGQHKIWDIFRVVNQSQEHPGTLILGARAFSGKVPLRSAFGNKLTRFLFKQQTGVAVSDTQTGLRAFTTNLLPFMLEVDGQRYEYEMNVLLAASKSFPIVEVPIETVYINDNEGSHFRPIRDGLMIYKDMFKFALSSLSSFIVDYLVYAFFLFVMMAVPISLRILLANGIARVTSSIFNYSTNKHLVFKNKDSVAKTGSGYFGLALGLFILDTLLIRLFYTAFGLNLLISKIVVGFLLFLVSWVIQKKVIFKERTAPHHEIL